Proteins from a single region of Nitrososphaerota archaeon:
- a CDS encoding MmgE/PrpD family protein: protein MDLAGRLAKYALSTEFRNLDSTTVKEMKARVVDALGCALGAFMERPVEMARRSALKLRSGGKSRILGTGSRSSPDLATFVNGFMIRYFDYNDTYLSKEPAHPSDNLAPSFAVAEAEGSTGRELLAAAVAAYEVQCRLCDAADIRHRGWDHVNYGLVSSSLAASKLMNLPLAKATQAVNLALNGHIAMRQVRAGELSMWKGASFANAARNGVFAASLAREGVTGPSPIFEGEMGFFRQVSGPFEVDTDEFGGRKGKYKVNGTYVKYWPAEYHAQSAIWAALEVRKRAEDVRRAESVVVQTHEAAYTILGKDPEKWAPKTKETADHSLPYMVAMALLDGKVDNSTYSSANLRDPRNLALVAKVKVVEDPALTSFYPDRGMPNRVTVSFAGGRKETAQVDLPKGHPANPMTRDDIEAKFLRLVGRYMDEYHAKRVLKRLWALEEEKEVGSVLGLLRVS, encoded by the coding sequence ATGGACCTGGCTGGCCGGCTGGCGAAGTATGCCCTCTCGACAGAGTTCAGGAATCTCGACTCCACGACCGTGAAAGAGATGAAGGCGAGGGTCGTGGACGCGCTCGGCTGTGCCCTGGGGGCGTTCATGGAGAGGCCAGTCGAGATGGCTAGACGCTCCGCGCTCAAACTGAGGAGCGGAGGAAAGTCCAGGATCCTGGGGACCGGGAGCAGGTCGTCTCCAGACTTGGCCACGTTCGTGAACGGCTTCATGATCCGCTACTTCGACTACAACGACACATACCTTTCGAAGGAACCGGCGCACCCCAGCGACAACCTGGCGCCTAGCTTCGCCGTCGCGGAAGCCGAAGGGTCGACCGGGAGAGAACTCCTGGCCGCGGCCGTCGCGGCCTACGAAGTGCAGTGCAGGCTCTGCGACGCGGCGGACATAAGGCACAGGGGGTGGGACCACGTGAACTACGGCCTGGTCTCCTCGTCACTGGCCGCGTCGAAGCTGATGAACCTTCCCTTGGCGAAGGCGACCCAAGCAGTCAACCTCGCCCTCAACGGGCACATAGCGATGAGGCAGGTAAGGGCAGGGGAGCTCTCCATGTGGAAGGGAGCGTCCTTCGCCAACGCGGCAAGGAACGGGGTCTTCGCCGCCTCCCTCGCCAGAGAGGGAGTCACAGGCCCTTCGCCCATCTTCGAAGGAGAGATGGGGTTCTTCCGGCAGGTGTCGGGACCCTTCGAAGTCGATACCGACGAGTTCGGCGGGAGAAAAGGGAAGTACAAAGTCAACGGGACGTATGTGAAATATTGGCCCGCCGAGTACCATGCCCAGTCCGCCATCTGGGCCGCCCTGGAGGTCAGGAAGAGGGCGGAGGACGTGCGGAGGGCAGAGTCGGTCGTGGTCCAGACCCACGAAGCGGCGTACACCATCCTCGGGAAGGACCCCGAGAAGTGGGCCCCGAAGACGAAGGAGACCGCAGACCACAGCCTCCCCTACATGGTGGCCATGGCCCTGCTGGACGGGAAGGTCGACAACTCGACCTACTCCTCGGCCAACCTGAGGGACCCCCGGAACCTCGCCCTTGTGGCGAAGGTCAAGGTGGTGGAGGACCCCGCGTTGACTTCGTTTTACCCGGACAGGGGGATGCCGAACAGGGTCACGGTGTCTTTCGCCGGAGGCAGGAAGGAGACAGCTCAGGTCGACCTGCCCAAGGGGCACCCGGCTAACCCCATGACGAGGGACGACATCGAAGCGAAGTTCTTGAGGCTGGTGGGGAGGTACATGGATGAGTACCACGCAAAGAGGGTCCTGAAGCGCCTCTGGGCACTGGAAGAGGAGAAGGAGGTCGGGAGCGTCCTTGGACTGCTCCGCGTCAGCTAA
- a CDS encoding LLM class flavin-dependent oxidoreductase, protein MRLGLGFNPVLTLQDAVATAVKAEALGFDSIWMHETLYQRDVVTYLSCMASGTKRVGLGSGVINTFTRHPVTAATTFATLSESSGGRVTLGLGLGSFPTIPLIGQQIFPVEKTRPLQRIKEYVEVVKLVWSGGRVDFDGEFFQVHGLTLGFKPSGRVPIFIASLSPKIQALAATVADGAILSPALNTAWGTERMVDNVKRGEARSGKRVERASYMLTSLASDPAKAVQVVRDYYFFAYQLAEVVRPEVLAPYGIGEERLSPMKDAWKKGDIAEAKRLIPEEAIKALTITGTGDQALDRLREYERSGVTLPIVMPIGDVGYAMGELAAALPARPAG, encoded by the coding sequence ATGAGACTGGGGCTGGGTTTCAACCCCGTGCTCACCCTCCAGGACGCGGTTGCCACGGCCGTCAAGGCGGAAGCCCTCGGATTCGACTCGATTTGGATGCACGAGACCCTCTACCAGCGAGACGTGGTGACATATCTCTCCTGCATGGCGTCAGGGACGAAGAGGGTCGGCCTCGGGTCAGGCGTGATTAACACGTTCACTAGGCACCCGGTTACCGCCGCGACCACCTTCGCTACGCTGTCCGAATCCTCGGGGGGGAGGGTGACCCTCGGCCTGGGCTTGGGGAGCTTCCCCACGATCCCCCTCATAGGCCAGCAGATATTCCCGGTGGAGAAGACCAGGCCCCTTCAGAGGATCAAGGAGTACGTCGAGGTGGTGAAGCTCGTCTGGTCTGGGGGCAGGGTGGACTTCGACGGCGAGTTCTTCCAGGTCCATGGCCTTACCCTGGGGTTCAAGCCCAGCGGGAGAGTCCCCATATTCATAGCGTCACTTTCTCCGAAGATTCAGGCACTCGCGGCCACCGTGGCGGACGGGGCGATCCTTTCCCCGGCTCTGAACACCGCCTGGGGGACGGAGCGGATGGTCGACAACGTCAAGCGTGGAGAGGCCAGGAGCGGGAAGCGGGTCGAGCGCGCTTCCTACATGCTCACCTCCCTCGCCTCCGACCCTGCCAAGGCGGTCCAGGTCGTGAGGGACTACTACTTCTTCGCATATCAGCTGGCCGAGGTCGTCAGGCCCGAGGTTCTCGCCCCCTACGGGATCGGGGAGGAGAGGCTGTCCCCGATGAAAGACGCCTGGAAGAAGGGAGACATAGCAGAGGCAAAGAGGTTGATACCTGAGGAAGCCATCAAGGCGCTCACCATCACGGGCACGGGTGACCAGGCCCTGGACAGGCTGAGGGAGTACGAGAGGTCCGGTGTCACCCTTCCCATCGTCATGCCCATAGGAGACGTGGGGTACGCGATGGGGGAACTTGCGGCTGCCCTCCCTGCTAGGCCTGCAGGGTGA
- a CDS encoding prenyltransferase — translation MDAKTAFISMRPWSFTMTFSSVTMGTLVAALAGRFNPLYYLVALGGMVAFHGATNILNDFFDVKHGVDRGGAPTTKYRLHPAALGQAPLSSILALSLTLYLVTLAAASYLALATNLWILVVVGIGMAGSVLYTADPVVLKARALGEATVFAMWGLLIPLGSYMVQTGTFSLAPVAASVPIGIFVALVLLANNIRDIGYDGSVKTRTLAVVLGAKRGERLYAVLLGLAYVAVASGVAVRLLPLWSVLVFLTVPGARGLVAMLKGDVPDNADPRTAALALQFSLIYMASLVLAIFFPFTLQA, via the coding sequence ATGGACGCCAAGACCGCCTTCATCTCCATGAGGCCCTGGTCTTTCACAATGACGTTCTCTTCGGTGACCATGGGGACCCTCGTGGCGGCGCTCGCCGGCCGGTTCAATCCGCTGTACTATCTGGTCGCGCTCGGCGGCATGGTGGCGTTCCACGGGGCGACAAACATCCTGAACGACTTCTTCGACGTGAAGCACGGAGTAGACAGGGGAGGCGCTCCCACCACCAAGTACAGGCTCCACCCGGCGGCCCTTGGCCAGGCTCCCCTCTCCAGCATACTGGCCCTCTCTCTGACCCTCTACTTGGTCACCCTGGCAGCGGCCTCATACCTCGCCCTGGCCACGAACCTATGGATACTCGTCGTAGTGGGGATAGGCATGGCGGGGAGCGTCCTCTACACCGCAGACCCTGTCGTCCTCAAGGCCCGGGCCCTGGGGGAAGCCACGGTGTTCGCAATGTGGGGGCTCCTGATCCCGCTCGGCTCCTACATGGTCCAGACCGGGACATTCTCCTTGGCGCCGGTGGCCGCCTCGGTCCCCATCGGGATCTTCGTCGCCCTCGTCCTCCTCGCCAACAACATAAGGGACATCGGCTACGACGGTTCGGTGAAGACCAGAACCTTGGCCGTGGTCTTGGGGGCGAAGAGAGGCGAGAGGCTCTACGCCGTCCTCCTCGGGCTTGCCTACGTGGCGGTGGCCTCGGGGGTCGCGGTCCGGCTGCTCCCTCTATGGTCCGTACTGGTCTTCCTCACAGTACCTGGAGCGAGGGGGCTTGTCGCGATGCTCAAAGGCGACGTCCCTGACAACGCGGACCCTAGGACGGCCGCGCTGGCTCTCCAGTTCTCGCTCATCTACATGGCGTCGTTGGTCTTGGCCATCTTCTTCCCGTTCACCCTGCAGGCCTAG
- a CDS encoding acetoacetate--CoA ligase: protein MAEGDLLWEPDPSSARRTNMYSYLKWLEKKGHTFQGYGDLWRWSVEDLEGFWGSVWKYFEVADADYPVLPERKLPGAKWFEGAEVNFTERVFAKKREGDALVFMVERGSAKSLGWADLERKAGSLAAKLVELGVGRGDRVAAYVQNGPEAVIGLLASASIGAVWSSCPLEFGPQSVIDRFGQIGPKVLIAADGYGYGGKWIDRAEEVAAVRKAVPSIREVVGVSGGSRGKGIPGAIGWDGAVEGRSEFEYEFVPFDHPLWVLYSSGTTGLPKALVHSQGGILVELLKSLALHNDVREGDRFFWYTTTGWMMWNYLMGGLLLGATLVLYSGHPSWPRPDSLWKVMEETGTTYMGTSAAYLSASMRAGVEPRSAFSLKSLRGIGSTGSPLSPDSFEWVYSKVKDDVWLESLSGGTDLCTAFVTGSPTLPVYSGELQCRALGASVQAFDQGGNPVVGKVGELVITEPMPSMPVSFWGDDDGTKYRESYFGMFPGVWRHGDWIKITGRGTCVIYGRSDATIKKLGVRIGTSEIYRAVEKVHEVSDSLVVDAPGGGSEEMVLFVSLRGGAVLDDALLSRIKNQIRTDLSPRYLPDRVVAVPAIPKTLNGKKLEVPVKRILAGARPDDVLSKGSLADPASVDRFLELAREKGVGMGARKDRPASAEN from the coding sequence ATGGCAGAAGGGGACCTTCTCTGGGAGCCGGATCCGTCCTCAGCGAGGAGGACGAACATGTACTCCTACCTCAAGTGGCTGGAGAAGAAGGGGCACACCTTCCAGGGGTATGGGGACCTCTGGCGGTGGTCGGTGGAGGACCTGGAGGGGTTCTGGGGTTCGGTCTGGAAGTACTTCGAGGTGGCCGACGCGGACTATCCCGTGCTCCCCGAGAGGAAGCTGCCGGGCGCGAAGTGGTTCGAAGGCGCCGAAGTGAACTTCACTGAGAGGGTCTTCGCGAAGAAACGGGAAGGCGATGCGCTAGTCTTCATGGTGGAAAGAGGGTCGGCGAAGTCGTTGGGGTGGGCCGACCTCGAAAGGAAGGCTGGCTCCCTTGCGGCGAAGCTGGTGGAGCTTGGCGTGGGGAGAGGCGACAGGGTCGCCGCGTACGTCCAGAACGGCCCCGAGGCGGTCATAGGCTTGCTGGCTTCGGCGAGCATAGGGGCGGTCTGGTCGAGCTGTCCGCTGGAGTTCGGACCGCAGTCTGTCATCGACAGGTTCGGCCAGATAGGGCCGAAAGTGCTCATCGCCGCGGACGGATATGGCTACGGAGGGAAGTGGATAGATAGGGCCGAGGAGGTGGCGGCGGTCAGGAAGGCGGTCCCAAGCATACGGGAGGTCGTAGGAGTGTCCGGGGGGAGCAGGGGGAAAGGGATCCCCGGGGCCATAGGCTGGGACGGGGCGGTGGAAGGAAGGTCGGAGTTCGAGTACGAGTTCGTCCCCTTCGACCATCCGCTTTGGGTGCTGTACTCCTCGGGGACCACGGGCCTTCCCAAGGCGCTGGTGCACTCCCAGGGCGGGATCCTGGTCGAGCTCCTGAAGTCCCTGGCCCTGCACAACGACGTCAGGGAGGGGGACCGTTTCTTCTGGTACACGACGACAGGGTGGATGATGTGGAACTATCTGATGGGCGGCCTCCTCCTGGGAGCGACGCTGGTGCTCTATTCGGGGCACCCTTCGTGGCCCCGCCCCGACTCCCTCTGGAAGGTCATGGAGGAGACAGGGACGACATACATGGGGACGAGCGCCGCCTACCTGTCGGCAAGCATGAGGGCCGGGGTCGAGCCACGAAGCGCGTTCTCCCTCAAATCGCTCAGAGGCATAGGGTCCACCGGATCCCCGCTCTCCCCGGACTCCTTCGAGTGGGTCTACTCCAAGGTCAAGGACGACGTCTGGCTCGAGTCTCTTAGCGGGGGGACCGACCTCTGCACGGCCTTCGTCACAGGCTCCCCAACCCTCCCGGTCTACTCAGGGGAGCTGCAGTGCAGGGCGCTCGGCGCCAGCGTCCAGGCGTTCGACCAAGGGGGGAACCCCGTCGTCGGGAAGGTGGGGGAGCTGGTGATAACCGAGCCGATGCCGAGCATGCCCGTCTCCTTCTGGGGAGATGACGACGGAACCAAGTATCGGGAGAGCTACTTCGGGATGTTTCCAGGCGTCTGGAGGCACGGCGACTGGATCAAGATCACGGGGAGGGGGACCTGCGTGATCTATGGGCGCTCGGACGCCACCATCAAGAAGCTCGGCGTCAGAATCGGGACGAGCGAGATCTACAGGGCGGTTGAGAAGGTACACGAGGTCTCGGACTCGCTCGTGGTTGACGCCCCTGGGGGAGGCTCCGAGGAGATGGTCCTCTTCGTCTCGCTCAGGGGAGGGGCAGTACTCGACGACGCCCTCCTTTCCAGGATAAAGAACCAGATCAGGACCGACCTCTCGCCCAGGTACCTTCCCGACAGGGTGGTCGCCGTCCCAGCCATCCCGAAGACGCTCAACGGAAAGAAGCTCGAGGTCCCTGTAAAGAGGATCCTGGCCGGGGCGCGCCCTGACGACGTCCTCAGCAAGGGCTCGTTGGCAGACCCCGCTTCGGTGGACCGCTTCCTGGAGCTCGCGAGAGAGAAAGGGGTCGGTATGGGAGCCCGGAAGGACAGGCCGGCCTCGGCGGAAAATTAA
- a CDS encoding Zn-ribbon domain-containing OB-fold protein yields the protein MKEVNKKGAAIYENPAGTHDLVVLSPYSINYIHSYAEDTPFFLGLAEGKLMGSECKKCHYRYATPRSHCMECGSETEWSELPLEGRVHSWTTCYFGSEEFLKETPFNLALVEFDGVDTLFLSRLKGAEEKDIYIGMKVKAVFRKAPKYLVSDVHFVPAEPRPGKK from the coding sequence ATGAAGGAGGTCAACAAGAAAGGCGCCGCCATCTATGAGAACCCGGCGGGGACACACGACCTGGTCGTCCTCTCACCATACAGCATCAACTACATCCACAGCTATGCGGAGGACACCCCTTTCTTCCTCGGGCTGGCAGAGGGGAAGCTCATGGGGAGCGAGTGCAAGAAGTGTCATTACAGGTACGCCACCCCCCGCAGCCACTGCATGGAGTGCGGGTCGGAGACGGAGTGGTCCGAACTACCGCTCGAGGGAAGGGTGCATTCGTGGACCACCTGCTACTTCGGGAGCGAAGAGTTCTTGAAAGAGACGCCATTCAACCTGGCCCTCGTAGAGTTCGACGGGGTGGACACTCTCTTCCTCTCGAGGCTGAAGGGGGCGGAGGAGAAGGACATCTACATCGGCATGAAGGTCAAGGCTGTGTTCAGGAAGGCGCCGAAGTACCTGGTCTCAGACGTGCACTTCGTGCCTGCAGAGCCGAGACCCGGGAAGAAGTGA
- a CDS encoding branched-chain amino acid transaminase, with translation MNAQSKIWMDGKLVPWDDAKIHVLTHGLHYGMAIFEGIRAFNTPNGTAIFRLGGHVERFLNSAKIYRMDLGYSAKEITEACVELVRSNPAKECYIRPIAFTAYGEMGLNPLTSKISVAIASFEWGAYLGDTSKNGVRATISSWVRIDSRAMPVQAKCAANYANSALAKMQALSAGYDEAILLNTNGMVAEGPGENIFRVKDGVLSTPPASSGILRGITRDTVIQFAKDEKIQFYRNDATKEELYTSDEVFFSGTAAGIARVSEVDGRKIGDNGTPITDRLAKLYDGAVHGRIKRYSKWLTPVNP, from the coding sequence ATGAATGCCCAGAGCAAGATTTGGATGGACGGGAAGCTTGTCCCCTGGGACGACGCCAAGATACACGTCCTGACCCACGGGCTGCACTACGGGATGGCCATCTTTGAAGGCATCAGGGCCTTCAACACCCCCAACGGCACGGCCATCTTCAGACTCGGGGGGCACGTCGAGCGCTTCTTGAACAGCGCCAAAATCTACAGGATGGACCTGGGGTACTCGGCGAAAGAGATCACGGAGGCGTGCGTCGAGCTCGTCAGGAGCAACCCGGCGAAGGAGTGCTATATCCGTCCCATCGCTTTCACCGCTTACGGCGAGATGGGGCTCAACCCCCTGACCAGCAAGATCTCCGTGGCCATTGCGTCATTCGAGTGGGGTGCCTACCTGGGCGACACGTCGAAGAATGGGGTCAGGGCGACAATCTCGAGCTGGGTAAGAATCGACTCGAGGGCCATGCCTGTCCAAGCGAAGTGCGCGGCCAACTATGCCAACTCCGCCCTGGCGAAGATGCAGGCGCTCTCCGCCGGGTACGACGAAGCGATTCTCCTGAACACCAACGGGATGGTGGCCGAGGGGCCCGGGGAGAACATATTCAGGGTGAAGGACGGGGTCCTGAGCACACCCCCGGCGAGCTCGGGGATACTCAGGGGGATCACGAGGGACACGGTGATCCAGTTCGCCAAGGACGAAAAGATTCAGTTCTACAGAAACGACGCCACAAAGGAGGAGCTCTACACCTCAGACGAGGTGTTCTTCAGCGGGACTGCGGCCGGGATAGCGAGGGTGAGCGAGGTAGACGGCAGGAAGATCGGAGACAACGGGACCCCGATAACAGACCGGCTTGCCAAGCTCTACGACGGAGCCGTCCACGGAAGGATAAAGCGCTACTCGAAGTGGCTTACCCCCGTGAACCCCTAG
- a CDS encoding acetyl-CoA C-acetyltransferase produces MADPVILSACRTPIGKFGRSLVGVAATELGALAIEEAMKRAKVAPDEVDEVVMGNVVSAGLGQNPARQAAVHAKVPFGVGSFTVNKVCGSGLKAVMLAAQSVKAGDCEVVVAGGMENMSNAPYLAKGVRWGTKFGDARLLDGMITDGLWDAYHNYHMGITGELVAKRFRIGRKEADEFALSSHMKAARASRTGDFEDEIVKVKIKREDGEIAEFSKDECIRGDTTIEKLSGLKPVFKPGGVLTAGNSSQLSDGASALVVASEEAADRLGVKPLARITGYATGGLEPARVMEAPIPTTKALLKKVGLGVGDIDVFEHNEAYSTASIAVRSALGVDESKFNVWGGAVALGHPIGASGARVLTTLIYGLKRRGEKTGLATLCLGGGNAVSMVVEG; encoded by the coding sequence ATGGCCGACCCTGTGATACTCTCCGCCTGCAGGACCCCGATAGGGAAGTTCGGGAGGAGCCTAGTCGGCGTTGCGGCTACCGAACTTGGCGCCCTCGCAATCGAGGAGGCCATGAAGAGGGCGAAAGTCGCCCCCGACGAGGTGGACGAAGTCGTGATGGGGAACGTGGTCTCGGCGGGGCTGGGCCAGAACCCAGCGAGGCAGGCTGCGGTCCATGCCAAGGTACCTTTCGGCGTCGGGTCGTTCACGGTGAACAAGGTGTGCGGCTCAGGGCTGAAGGCGGTGATGCTCGCCGCGCAGTCCGTGAAGGCAGGGGACTGCGAAGTGGTGGTGGCGGGCGGGATGGAGAACATGAGCAACGCCCCCTACCTAGCCAAGGGGGTCCGCTGGGGGACGAAGTTCGGGGACGCGAGGCTCCTCGACGGCATGATAACGGACGGGCTCTGGGACGCTTACCATAACTACCACATGGGGATCACTGGGGAGCTCGTAGCCAAGCGGTTCAGAATCGGCAGGAAAGAGGCAGACGAGTTCGCGCTGTCGAGCCACATGAAAGCCGCGAGGGCGTCGCGGACCGGAGACTTCGAAGATGAGATAGTGAAGGTGAAGATAAAGAGAGAGGATGGAGAGATAGCGGAGTTCTCCAAGGACGAGTGCATCCGCGGGGACACGACGATCGAGAAGCTCTCCGGTCTGAAGCCGGTGTTCAAGCCGGGCGGAGTCCTCACCGCGGGGAACTCGTCTCAGCTCAGCGACGGCGCCTCCGCCCTCGTCGTCGCTTCGGAAGAGGCGGCGGACAGGCTGGGAGTGAAGCCTCTCGCGAGGATCACCGGGTACGCCACCGGTGGGCTGGAGCCCGCCAGGGTGATGGAGGCGCCCATCCCCACCACCAAGGCGCTGCTCAAGAAGGTCGGACTTGGGGTGGGCGACATAGACGTCTTCGAGCACAACGAGGCCTATTCGACCGCTTCGATCGCGGTCCGAAGCGCGCTCGGGGTGGACGAATCGAAGTTCAACGTCTGGGGGGGCGCCGTGGCCCTGGGCCACCCCATAGGGGCGAGCGGGGCGAGGGTGCTGACGACTTTGATATACGGGCTGAAGAGGAGAGGAGAGAAGACAGGGCTGGCGACGCTCTGCCTCGGCGGCGGGAACGCGGTCTCTATGGTTGTGGAGGGCTGA
- a CDS encoding long-chain fatty acid--CoA ligase — MNAKVGTRYSAPRPEVRPLYSLLTDSAKLHPANRCLHYQGRDFTYAEVDDISSRFASALQSLGVKQGDRVAIFLPNIPQLVFAYFGVLKAGAVAVMCNPVYKERELEFQLRDSGAEVVVASRTIAKGMDLFKSLEGCRGRLSLRTVVATGVGDYLPPLKRRLAGLAGVKDVQRPDTVDFVQLVRSNRPIVGYAKVDPVNDVAVLQYTGGTTGVSKGAMLTHYNLVSNAIYGMNLFPIGEQDVSLCVLPLYHIYGLTVTMLAPIAAGASLVLLPSFHVEEVMKTIQNQKVTIFSGAPAMYIAINSKPEAGKYNLRSIRACLSGGAALPPAVRKKFIELTGASLVEGYGLSETSPVTHCNPVSGGEVKDGSIGPPFMETDAKIVDLADRNKVLGTGEVGELAVRGPQVMKGYWNQKAETEAVLKDGWFLTGDIAKMDPDGYFYIVDRKKDMVNVGGLKVYPREVEDVLFEHPDIKEAGVVGIPDAFSGEAVKAFVVLKDPSKKTTQEDVVEFCQGKLARFKVPKEVEFVQELPKTLIGKVLRRKLRELSPPQP, encoded by the coding sequence ATGAATGCAAAGGTCGGGACCAGGTACTCCGCCCCCCGCCCTGAGGTCAGGCCACTCTACTCTCTGTTGACGGACTCCGCGAAGCTCCACCCAGCGAACCGGTGCCTCCACTATCAGGGGAGGGACTTCACCTATGCGGAGGTTGACGACATCTCCTCCCGGTTCGCGTCAGCCCTGCAGTCACTCGGGGTCAAGCAGGGCGACAGGGTCGCCATCTTCCTCCCCAACATCCCGCAGCTCGTGTTCGCCTACTTCGGCGTGCTGAAGGCTGGGGCGGTCGCAGTCATGTGCAACCCGGTGTACAAAGAGAGGGAGCTTGAATTCCAACTCCGGGACTCCGGGGCAGAAGTGGTGGTCGCGAGCAGGACCATAGCGAAGGGGATGGACCTGTTCAAGAGCCTGGAAGGGTGTAGGGGGAGGCTCAGCCTCAGGACGGTCGTCGCTACGGGAGTCGGGGACTACCTCCCTCCGCTGAAGAGGAGGCTGGCAGGGCTGGCGGGGGTGAAGGACGTCCAGCGGCCGGACACCGTGGACTTCGTCCAGCTTGTCCGCTCCAACCGGCCCATCGTCGGGTACGCGAAGGTCGACCCCGTCAACGACGTCGCGGTGCTTCAGTACACGGGAGGGACCACAGGGGTCTCCAAGGGCGCCATGCTCACCCACTACAACCTCGTGTCCAACGCGATTTACGGAATGAACCTGTTCCCGATAGGCGAGCAAGACGTTTCGCTCTGCGTCCTCCCGCTCTACCACATCTATGGACTCACCGTGACCATGCTCGCCCCGATCGCCGCCGGGGCCTCCCTGGTCCTCCTCCCCAGCTTCCATGTGGAGGAAGTCATGAAGACGATACAGAATCAGAAGGTGACGATCTTCTCGGGGGCCCCGGCCATGTACATAGCGATCAACAGCAAGCCCGAGGCAGGGAAATACAACTTAAGATCGATCCGCGCCTGCCTTTCCGGAGGGGCCGCCCTCCCTCCCGCGGTCAGGAAGAAATTCATCGAGCTGACCGGCGCGAGCCTGGTGGAGGGGTACGGGCTCTCCGAGACCAGCCCTGTAACCCACTGTAACCCGGTGAGCGGAGGCGAAGTGAAGGACGGTTCCATCGGGCCCCCGTTCATGGAGACAGACGCGAAGATAGTAGACTTGGCCGACAGGAACAAGGTGCTCGGCACAGGGGAGGTCGGCGAGCTGGCGGTCAGGGGGCCGCAGGTGATGAAGGGGTATTGGAACCAGAAGGCCGAGACTGAAGCGGTCCTGAAGGACGGCTGGTTCCTGACCGGGGACATCGCGAAGATGGACCCTGACGGATACTTCTACATCGTGGACAGGAAGAAGGACATGGTTAACGTCGGGGGCCTCAAGGTCTATCCCAGGGAAGTGGAGGACGTCCTCTTCGAGCACCCGGACATAAAGGAGGCGGGGGTCGTGGGCATCCCTGACGCTTTCAGCGGAGAGGCTGTCAAGGCGTTCGTTGTGCTGAAGGACCCGTCGAAGAAGACGACCCAAGAGGATGTGGTCGAGTTCTGTCAGGGGAAGCTGGCCAGGTTCAAGGTCCCGAAGGAAGTGGAGTTCGTCCAGGAACTCCCGAAGACGCTCATAGGGAAGGTGCTCCGGAGGAAGCTCCGGGAGCTCAGCCCTCCACAACCATAG
- a CDS encoding DUF373 family protein — MSQAEEKYLVLCVDRDDDLGTKAKVRSPVVGRDAALGAASKLALADPEEADANAIFAAVKKYDELTHAKIRCEVAVVCGDPNRGFEADRRLGKQISFLLQGSDYSGVVLVSDGGEDEHVMPIIQSIKPIVSVQRVTVKHSQTVEETYEVLGRYVRMLVYDPHYSKYALGVPGLVLVLAGILIVANRTLEAGIASLLVIGGAFLVRGFGIDRTVTGLLHRGPTGFLRFFSLVAGVIVAIAGLFTGYVTMPVSMVNLVTTQPSEILVYGGVLAGYYLGGSLDLVWAGIAIYTAGALLSHVARESARWTRDAFVLVMLGILYLPLQTFSVFLVSGTARSTFLLVSAVLIGLAAIFALTSVIYPRMRTRGAAENE, encoded by the coding sequence ATGTCTCAGGCGGAAGAGAAGTACCTCGTCCTCTGCGTCGACAGAGACGACGACCTCGGGACCAAGGCCAAGGTGAGGTCTCCGGTGGTAGGCAGAGATGCCGCACTAGGTGCGGCTTCCAAGCTCGCGCTCGCCGATCCAGAGGAAGCCGACGCCAATGCGATATTCGCAGCCGTCAAGAAGTACGACGAGCTCACGCACGCGAAGATCCGTTGCGAGGTCGCCGTCGTCTGCGGAGACCCCAACAGGGGGTTCGAAGCGGACAGGAGACTAGGGAAGCAGATCTCGTTCCTGCTCCAGGGGTCTGACTACTCGGGGGTGGTGCTGGTCTCCGACGGGGGGGAGGACGAGCACGTAATGCCCATCATACAGAGCATCAAGCCCATCGTCTCCGTCCAGAGGGTGACGGTGAAACACAGTCAGACCGTCGAAGAGACATACGAAGTCCTGGGGAGATACGTAAGGATGCTTGTTTACGACCCGCACTACTCGAAGTACGCCCTCGGGGTCCCTGGCCTTGTCCTTGTCCTGGCGGGGATACTGATAGTCGCGAACAGGACCCTCGAAGCGGGCATCGCCAGCCTGCTCGTCATCGGCGGCGCGTTTTTAGTCCGGGGCTTCGGGATAGACAGGACCGTCACAGGGCTCCTCCACAGAGGGCCGACAGGGTTCCTCCGCTTCTTCTCGCTGGTAGCCGGCGTCATCGTCGCCATCGCAGGCCTGTTCACAGGGTATGTGACTATGCCCGTCAGCATGGTCAACCTCGTTACCACCCAGCCGAGTGAGATACTGGTGTACGGCGGCGTACTTGCGGGATACTACCTCGGAGGGAGCCTGGACCTGGTGTGGGCCGGCATTGCCATCTACACCGCGGGCGCCCTCCTTTCTCACGTCGCCCGCGAGAGCGCCCGGTGGACCAGGGACGCATTCGTCCTCGTGATGCTCGGGATCCTCTACCTCCCGCTGCAGACCTTCTCGGTCTTCCTGGTAAGCGGGACGGCCAGGTCCACTTTCCTCCTGGTCTCCGCGGTTCTCATAGGGCTGGCCGCCATATTCGCCCTGACAAGCGTGATATATCCGCGGATGCGGACGAGGGGCGCAGCCGAAAACGAGTAG